One [Clostridium] saccharolyticum WM1 DNA segment encodes these proteins:
- a CDS encoding sensor domain-containing diguanylate cyclase has protein sequence MVKLNIPKKEECVIRRKYTIFLSTIIGIICTVMACFYLYSIDKVGDIYIEKSEEAIYNIKKDFLKDTVNNLISEIELRRTAKSSYVETFISRTSDIINMKKDLSDKEFRDFFIEFFRHNPDYSFVTVIVWGNEENRPMYDPKNLAEATWKDTLKANTSGLSSYRVFSHGEYAFLFGLTKSYVNDLVKADMVNVIRNTRFDGNSYIWVNEILNYQGGKNYAIRRVHPNLPETEGTYLSTDMTDIAGDYPYLTELQGINQDGELFFSYYFKELNSNDITKKLAYARLYKDYNWVIAMGVYLDDVQPYINQTNKESRELVSKFTLLLVLLLILILIISLFSVSLLEKLYYRHAKKMMESELNQDVLTKAGNRRGGTNDLANAFKEFKRTGISPGIMMCDMDHFKDINDKYGHYAGDMALAEFVNVMKRTLRSTDKIIRWGGDEFVVILNGMDKKHVMNFGTKFLASVSSLKIQDHNEEIGITVSAGFSFFKQGDEDFQGALKRADEALYKSKSEGRNQVNVIL, from the coding sequence ATGGTAAAATTAAACATTCCAAAAAAGGAGGAATGCGTTATCCGGCGTAAATATACAATTTTTCTGTCTACCATCATCGGCATCATCTGTACGGTCATGGCTTGCTTTTACTTGTATTCCATTGACAAGGTGGGCGATATTTATATTGAGAAATCAGAAGAAGCAATCTACAACATTAAGAAAGATTTTTTGAAGGATACGGTGAATAACCTGATTTCTGAAATTGAGCTGAGGCGGACAGCGAAATCATCATACGTGGAAACTTTTATTTCCAGGACGTCTGATATCATAAATATGAAGAAGGATCTTTCTGATAAGGAATTCCGTGATTTCTTCATAGAGTTTTTCCGGCATAATCCGGATTATAGTTTTGTGACCGTAATCGTGTGGGGCAATGAGGAAAATAGGCCCATGTATGACCCTAAGAATCTGGCTGAAGCCACCTGGAAGGATACTCTTAAGGCCAATACCTCCGGCTTATCCTCTTACCGGGTCTTTAGCCATGGAGAATACGCATTTCTTTTTGGACTCACCAAAAGCTATGTGAATGATCTTGTAAAAGCGGATATGGTCAATGTAATCAGAAACACAAGATTTGATGGAAATTCCTATATCTGGGTAAACGAGATACTGAATTATCAGGGGGGGAAAAATTACGCCATCCGGAGGGTCCATCCCAATCTGCCGGAAACGGAAGGAACCTATCTTTCTACGGATATGACTGATATTGCAGGAGATTACCCTTATTTAACCGAGCTTCAGGGGATCAATCAGGATGGGGAGCTGTTTTTCTCTTATTATTTTAAAGAACTGAACAGCAATGATATCACCAAAAAGCTGGCGTATGCAAGGCTTTATAAGGATTATAACTGGGTCATTGCCATGGGGGTTTATCTTGACGATGTACAGCCTTATATAAACCAGACAAATAAGGAAAGCAGAGAGCTGGTTTCTAAGTTTACCCTGTTATTGGTTTTATTGCTTATCCTTATATTGATCATCAGCCTGTTCTCCGTATCCCTATTGGAGAAATTATATTACCGCCATGCGAAAAAGATGATGGAATCTGAGTTAAACCAGGATGTCCTTACAAAGGCTGGGAACAGGAGGGGCGGAACCAATGATCTGGCCAATGCCTTTAAGGAATTTAAACGGACAGGCATAAGCCCGGGAATCATGATGTGCGATATGGACCATTTTAAAGACATTAATGATAAATATGGTCATTACGCAGGGGACATGGCTCTGGCGGAATTTGTGAATGTTATGAAACGTACCTTGAGAAGTACGGACAAGATCATCCGCTGGGGCGGTGATGAATTCGTCGTCATCCTTAACGGAATGGATAAGAAGCATGTGATGAATTTCGGAACCAAGTTTCTGGCTTCCGTTTCTTCTTTGAAAATACAGGATCACAATGAAGAGATTGGGATCACTGTGTCCGCCGGATTTTCCTTCTTTAAACAAGGAGACGAAGACTTCCAGGGAGCTTTGAAGCGGGCGGATGAGGCCCTTTATAAGTCAAAGTCGGAAGGCCGGAATCAGGTAAATGTTATTTTATAG
- a CDS encoding metal-dependent transcriptional regulator produces MSKETRKEGDDTKIQESAENYLETILMLKKRNGYVRSIDIAEELDFSKPSVSVAMKNLRENGYIGIDENGHITLQEKGQEIAERIYERHTLLSEWLMALGVAPETALEDACRIEHVISAESFAAIKAHVNGPKDA; encoded by the coding sequence ATATCCAAAGAAACCAGGAAAGAAGGTGATGATACGAAGATACAGGAATCTGCCGAAAATTATCTGGAGACAATCCTGATGCTTAAGAAGCGCAACGGTTATGTGCGTTCCATCGATATAGCAGAAGAATTGGATTTTTCCAAACCAAGCGTCAGTGTGGCCATGAAAAATCTCCGGGAAAACGGTTACATCGGGATCGATGAAAACGGTCACATCACTTTACAGGAAAAAGGGCAGGAAATTGCAGAAAGGATATACGAGCGCCACACCTTGCTGTCAGAGTGGCTGATGGCCCTGGGGGTGGCCCCGGAAACCGCACTGGAGGATGCCTGCCGGATCGAGCACGTAATCAGCGCAGAAAGCTTTGCAGCCATTAAAGCTCATGTAAACGGCCCCAAAGATGCTTAA
- a CDS encoding VOC family protein, producing MKFCWSTLNVKNLEESIKFYEEIIGLKVTRRFPAGPGTEIAFLGDGETQIELICGGEKEIHVGDDISWGFEVESLDQTLFLAKEKSAVILGEPVQPNPQVKFAFIKDPNGLRVQLVENIR from the coding sequence ATGAAGTTTTGCTGGAGCACGTTAAACGTTAAGAATTTAGAAGAATCTATCAAATTCTATGAGGAGATCATCGGCCTGAAGGTGACCAGAAGATTTCCCGCAGGACCCGGTACAGAGATAGCTTTTTTAGGTGATGGGGAAACACAAATTGAATTGATCTGCGGCGGGGAGAAGGAAATCCATGTAGGAGATGATATAAGCTGGGGATTTGAAGTGGAATCCCTTGATCAGACCCTTTTCCTGGCAAAGGAAAAAAGTGCTGTCATTTTAGGTGAACCGGTTCAGCCAAATCCGCAGGTTAAGTTTGCCTTTATAAAGGATCCCAATGGCCTGCGGGTACAGCTGGTGGAGAATATAAGATAA
- a CDS encoding GGDEF domain-containing protein, producing MKVEGFTFHMEEENIDDMYIRAVQEEYTKIDESWLKLHYKTSVILVIFSLMVEIVMGIILVHSDLLTTTVYRYFLKFLIIPSSVNFICIAAETLIMKSKCLSQSHKIYFVSLIFVGIGFVIFTVHSTFTATYYIFAIAIMLTAIYADYRVTCITAGTSLGSIISSELFIKWDADKVSIFENTHRMGDFLISLFVLTAFSIACMAVIRFERRKNSAGIQKEIERRLLQQSVHTDEMTGIYNRKAFRDELKFAEDTASDRNYILAIVDIDRFKSINDTWGHHVGDRCLIEFAKILKEFHGDMTPFRYGGDEFCLLFRDKTMEEAVSICEKIQVRLNHLFFEDYPKLMLTASFGLAAISDQVDTVRLFIHADRALYEAKKVRNAIHVF from the coding sequence GTGAAAGTGGAAGGTTTTACATTTCATATGGAAGAAGAAAATATTGATGACATGTATATCAGGGCAGTGCAGGAAGAATATACAAAAATTGATGAAAGCTGGCTGAAGCTGCATTATAAAACCTCCGTTATCCTGGTCATCTTTTCTCTTATGGTTGAAATTGTGATGGGTATCATCCTGGTCCATTCCGATCTGCTGACAACAACGGTTTACAGATACTTTCTTAAATTTCTCATCATTCCAAGTTCTGTTAATTTCATTTGTATTGCAGCAGAAACGCTGATCATGAAATCAAAGTGTTTGTCACAAAGCCATAAAATTTATTTTGTATCCCTTATTTTCGTGGGAATCGGCTTCGTTATCTTTACGGTACACAGCACCTTTACGGCTACCTACTATATTTTTGCAATAGCCATCATGCTGACGGCCATCTATGCAGATTACCGTGTAACATGTATTACGGCAGGCACCAGCTTAGGTTCTATCATTTCTTCGGAACTGTTTATAAAATGGGATGCAGATAAGGTCAGCATATTTGAAAATACCCATCGGATGGGGGATTTTCTGATTTCTCTTTTTGTATTGACTGCTTTCTCCATTGCCTGTATGGCCGTGATCCGTTTTGAGCGGAGAAAAAACAGTGCAGGCATACAAAAAGAAATAGAACGCCGGCTTCTGCAGCAAAGTGTCCATACGGATGAAATGACCGGAATATACAACCGGAAGGCGTTCCGGGATGAACTGAAATTTGCAGAGGACACGGCATCGGACCGGAATTATATTCTTGCAATCGTAGACATTGACAGATTTAAAAGTATTAACGACACCTGGGGACATCATGTGGGAGACCGCTGCTTAATAGAATTTGCTAAGATCCTGAAGGAGTTTCATGGGGATATGACACCCTTCCGCTATGGGGGGGATGAGTTCTGCTTATTGTTCCGTGATAAAACTATGGAAGAGGCTGTGTCCATATGCGAAAAGATCCAGGTCAGATTGAATCACCTGTTTTTTGAAGATTATCCCAAGCTGATGCTGACGGCCAGCTTCGGGCTGGCGGCAATATCGGATCAGGTTGATACGGTAAGGCTTTTTATTCATGCAGACCGTGCTTTGTATGAAGCGAAAAAGGTTCGGAATGCGATCCATGTTTTTTGA
- the hydE gene encoding [FeFe] hydrogenase H-cluster radical SAM maturase HydE has translation MKHLIDKLYETHNLEEDEFIYLLENYDKEAGDYLYSLARTCSQVHYEKEVYIRGLIEFTNYCKNDCYYCGIRKSNKNASRYRLSKDEILSCCESGYELGFRTFVLQGGEDPAFTDEAVVDIVKTIREGYPDCAITLSIGEKTYDQYLKYYEAGANRYLLRHETADEEHYSLLHPGSLSLENRKECLRNLKKIGYQVGTGFMVGSPYQTPKCLAEDLAFIKELSPQMVGIGPFIPHKDTPFASFPAGSVDLTLFLIGILRLMLPNALLPSTTALGTLDPKGREKGILSGANVLMPNLSPIGVRKKYELYDNKICTGEEAAECNVCLRNRVASVGYHVVEKRGDFKE, from the coding sequence ATGAAGCATTTGATCGATAAACTGTATGAAACTCATAATCTGGAAGAGGACGAGTTTATTTACCTGCTGGAAAATTATGATAAAGAGGCCGGTGATTATTTATATTCCCTGGCAAGGACCTGCAGCCAGGTACATTATGAAAAGGAAGTATATATCAGGGGACTGATCGAATTTACCAATTACTGCAAAAATGACTGCTATTACTGCGGCATAAGAAAGAGCAATAAAAATGCAAGCCGTTACCGGCTAAGCAAGGATGAGATTTTGTCCTGCTGTGAATCCGGGTATGAATTAGGCTTCCGTACCTTTGTGCTGCAAGGAGGGGAAGACCCTGCATTTACCGATGAGGCAGTTGTGGATATCGTAAAAACCATACGGGAAGGGTATCCGGATTGTGCCATCACCCTTTCCATAGGGGAAAAAACATATGACCAGTATTTGAAATATTATGAAGCAGGGGCAAACCGCTATCTCCTTCGCCATGAAACGGCGGATGAGGAGCATTATTCCCTTCTTCATCCCGGTTCTCTTTCCTTGGAAAACCGGAAGGAATGCTTAAGAAACTTAAAGAAGATCGGTTATCAGGTAGGCACCGGATTTATGGTAGGTTCCCCTTACCAGACTCCCAAATGTCTGGCTGAAGACCTGGCGTTTATTAAGGAGCTTTCCCCCCAGATGGTTGGCATAGGACCCTTTATTCCTCATAAGGATACTCCTTTTGCTTCTTTTCCTGCAGGAAGCGTTGATCTCACCCTGTTTCTCATAGGAATCTTAAGGCTGATGCTGCCCAATGCACTGCTGCCTTCCACAACGGCATTGGGGACCCTTGACCCGAAGGGAAGGGAAAAAGGGATTTTATCGGGGGCCAATGTGCTGATGCCCAATTTATCCCCCATTGGCGTACGGAAGAAATATGAATTGTATGATAACAAGATCTGTACCGGAGAGGAAGCTGCTGAGTGCAATGTCTGTCTGAGAAACCGGGTTGCGTCCGTAGGTTATCATGTAGTAGAAAAAAGAGGTGATTTTAAAGAATAG
- a CDS encoding nucleoside triphosphate pyrophosphohydrolase, with translation MKRYDKLVRDKIPEIITANGKTAAWRFLTEEEYMEKLEEKLFEEVREYQEEKSLGELADVMEVLYSICSARGYTKAELEAEREKKAELRGGFHSRIFLEYMDE, from the coding sequence TTGAAAAGGTACGACAAATTAGTCAGGGATAAAATACCGGAAATCATTACGGCAAACGGGAAAACAGCAGCATGGCGGTTTCTGACTGAGGAAGAATATATGGAGAAGCTGGAAGAAAAGCTTTTTGAGGAGGTAAGAGAATATCAGGAGGAGAAAAGCCTGGGCGAGCTGGCCGATGTAATGGAGGTATTATATTCCATTTGCAGTGCCAGAGGATATACCAAGGCGGAATTGGAGGCTGAACGAGAAAAAAAAGCAGAATTAAGGGGCGGATTTCATAGCAGGATTTTCCTGGAATATATGGATGAGTAG
- a CDS encoding tyrosine-type recombinase/integrase has translation MPRRGENIYKRKDGRWEGRCLKQDGKYRYFYARTYKGVKEKMKNYKETRESGKEKRYGGAKDVCSLFESWLEDASLRVKPSTYESYYRCMDKYVIPFFKQDKSQKLTEESVLCFVKAMREQPGLADSSRKKNLTIFKIALKEILKGTPEGFSIIEQVKIPKPDDKEVMVFSLKEQRLIEQTALHSKDKRAAGIILCFYTGIRLGELCSLKWGDIDMEAGTLSIGRTVSRIKDFEEGKSKTALLVGAPKSRKSLRKIPLPEFLLKLFKECGFSHANPDHYIFSQGDSPIDPRCFQKLYKKLLKEAHVQDRKFHAIRHTFATRALEMGVDVKTISELLGHSSVSITLNVYSHSLMEQKKLPLKNLMTCII, from the coding sequence ATGCCGCGAAGAGGAGAAAATATTTATAAACGAAAAGACGGGCGCTGGGAGGGAAGATGCTTAAAACAGGACGGGAAATACCGGTATTTCTACGCCAGAACCTATAAGGGTGTAAAAGAAAAAATGAAAAATTATAAGGAAACCCGGGAATCAGGCAAGGAAAAGCGTTACGGCGGTGCAAAGGATGTCTGCAGTCTGTTTGAGTCATGGCTGGAAGATGCCTCTCTTCGGGTGAAGCCTTCCACCTATGAAAGCTATTACCGTTGTATGGATAAATACGTGATCCCTTTTTTTAAACAGGATAAATCTCAGAAGCTTACGGAAGAATCTGTTCTTTGCTTTGTAAAGGCTATGAGAGAACAACCGGGGCTGGCGGATTCCTCCAGGAAGAAGAATCTTACCATTTTCAAGATCGCATTAAAGGAGATACTTAAGGGAACACCGGAAGGCTTTTCCATCATTGAGCAGGTAAAAATCCCAAAACCCGATGACAAGGAGGTCATGGTCTTTTCCCTGAAAGAGCAAAGACTCATAGAACAAACGGCACTTCATTCCAAAGACAAGCGGGCTGCGGGAATCATCCTGTGTTTCTATACCGGCATCCGGCTGGGAGAATTGTGTTCTCTTAAATGGGGGGATATTGATATGGAAGCCGGCACCCTGTCCATTGGACGGACGGTTTCCCGAATTAAGGATTTTGAAGAAGGGAAAAGCAAAACCGCTCTGCTTGTCGGTGCCCCCAAAAGCCGGAAGTCTTTAAGAAAAATACCACTGCCGGAATTTCTGTTAAAGCTTTTTAAGGAGTGTGGATTTTCTCATGCTAATCCGGACCATTATATTTTTTCCCAGGGGGATAGCCCTATTGACCCCCGCTGCTTTCAAAAGCTTTATAAGAAACTGTTAAAGGAAGCCCACGTCCAGGATCGGAAGTTTCATGCCATCCGCCATACCTTTGCCACCCGGGCTCTGGAAATGGGGGTGGATGTAAAGACCATCAGTGAACTTCTGGGCCATTCCAGCGTGTCCATTACCCTTAATGTGTATTCCCACTCCCTGATGGAGCAAAAAAAGCTGCCATTGAAAAATTTAATGACATGTATTATTTAA